Within Equus przewalskii isolate Varuska chromosome 9, EquPr2, whole genome shotgun sequence, the genomic segment tcagtttcctggtctgcACAATGGGGGTAATTACAGTACCTGTAATTGCGAGGGTGTCGACAGAATGCGGCATGTTAGTCCTCCATAATTATTTTTAGTGGTggtttatcatcattattacagtcaattctcattatttgcgGATTCGCCTATTCGCTCAAGTTTATCTGTAACCTCAAAATCAACAGTCTTGCTGCGTTTGAGGTCCTTCTCAGCCGCTCAGGGTGGAGAAAAATTCGAGTCGCTGGCATgcgtgttcccagctgaggtttaacaactctgctttctttccctcaTGTCAGCTCTCATCCTGTAAATAAGTGTCCTTCATGcgtgttttgcatttttatgctttttgtcagtggctttgctgtttaaaatggcccccaagcgcAGCGCCAAAGTGCTGTCTTGTGTCCTCAGCGCAAGAGGCCTGTTTTGCACCACACGGAGGAAATACATGTGTTAGATGAGCTCCGTTCAAGTGTGATACAGCACTGTTGGCCATGAGCCCCACATTAACGAGTCAACTATATACAAATCGGAGGGCTTCCTCAggtcgggctgctgtaacaaaaataccacagaccaggggcttaaacaacaggcctcgatctctcacagttctggaggctggaagtccaagatcaaggtgccagcaggtctGGTGTCTGTGGAGGGCCCGTGTCCTGGCTGGcaggaattttgggaggacacacaCATGTAGTCTGTAACAGGATCTTGAAACAGAAACCCACATAAAATAAGGTTATATATTGATCGGTTGACAACagtgttgtgaccagaggctcacaggaacctaaccctgtatttcatCCAGGAGCAATcgttcagtattcactaattcagggTTCAGGGCAACTTTATAGAACAGAACTCCGGTGAATAACAAGAATTAACCGTCTTGTTTTTATGACCAatcttcctgagctaacatctgttgccagtcttcctctgttttgtatgtgggacaccaccacagtgtagcttgatgagcggtgtgtaggtccacaccagggatccaaacccgcgaaccccaggctgccgaagcagagcgcacaaacttaaccactatgccaccaggccggcctctatGACTGTAATTTTTAATCCATACCATAGCCCTGCCTGGCAGGAccattatctccatttgacagaggagaggaaattgaggccagtACTAGAGCGACAGGCAGCCAGAAGTCACACCCAGGCTTCCAGACCCCCAGACTGGCACTCAGGGGCGCCCTCTCCCTATCTCCCCACCCACATCCTGCACTCTCTGTCCACAGGCCTCTGATACCAGGGGTACCCAGCCACTTGCCACACTTGGAAAAGCCCTCAGAGACTCACACCGTCACCCCTGTGAGTCTTTGTCCAGGGTCACCTCCCCCAAGAGCCCCTCCCTGACTCCTTTGCTAGAATGGGGCTCCCATCTCACTCTGTCTCCCGATGTATCTATGTGTTTCTTGTGTGCCTTCCCCACTAGAGTGCAACTTCTACTCACTCAACAACCGTTGCTTATTAATtcgtgtgtgccaggcactgttctaggcgaAGCCCCATGGGGACAGGAATCTGGTTTGGTCCCCTGCTCTGTCCCTTGTGGCCAGACTGGAACCTGGGAGACAGCAGGGGCACAATCGGTTGTTGAATGAGTACCAACAGCTAAcccaacatggatggtccttacCGTGTGCCTGGCACTGGACTGTCATCTGATCCTGAGCGTCCTGAGAGGTGGGTGCTGTCTCTACTCATCGCCATTTTCAGAGAAGTGGTAGgacgtgcccaaggtcacgcagctctAAGCAGCAGAGCAAGGATTCTAATCCAGGCAGCCAGCACCAGCACCCGTGCTCTTAGACACTGTGCTTCGTGCCACTCCGCGAGGCCCCACATGACCTGCTTACCTCTCGggcactccttggcttgttgATGCATTGCCTCTGTCTTCCCATGACtttcctttctgtgtctctctgtgtcctcctctcctctgctgctAAGGACACCAGACActgatttagggcccaccctataTCCAGGATGCTTTCATCTCCAGATCCTCAGTGAATTACACCTGCAGAGACCCTATTTACAACCAGGGTtgcattctgaggttccaggtggacgcaaattttggggggacaccattcaacccCCTACACTCCCAGATTTGCACCAGCCTCACTCAGCCTCATGAGCTGTCTGCTCCAGTGTCACCTCAGTCACTCCATCATTATCTAGCTGTTCATGTTTGCTTGCTCACAAGTGTCTCCCGCCCTGGGGTGTGAGCTGTAGGAGGGCAAGGGCTTGTTCTGTTCACTACTGGATCCCTGACTCATGCGGATGCTCAccttttgttgaatgaatgaatgaagatgacCCCTCCCGAAACTGGTCTGGAGAGAAACCTGTTTAAAGGTACAGTCTCCAATCTGCAACCTCAGCTCCAATCTGCAGCCTCAGTACTGGAGCCAGACTGACCATTGccaaatccctgctctgccacttcggagctctgtgcctcagtttccccatctgtaaagtggagataataatagttccCTACCTCCCGTGCTTGCGTGAGGACCAAATGTGTCAAGGCGTGTGAGCCGCTTAGACTCCGGCCTGGTATATCGTAAGCTCTGTATAAGCAGTCGGGTTATTTCTCACCCAGGGGGCTCTGCCCTTTGATGATGACAACCTCCGCCAGCTGCTGGAGAAGGTGAAACGGGGCGTCTTCCACATGCCCCACTTCATTCCTCCAGACTGCCAGAGCCTCCTGAGGGGGATGATCGAAGTGGAGCCCGAGAAAAGACTCAGTGTGAGTaggaggggctgggaagggggaACAGTGGATGATGAGGACAGAATCCCTAGCGCAATCATGAGGATGGATTCCCAGGACCTGTCCGTCGGTCCCTGGGGTGTCAGCTAGGAGGGGGGTCGCTGGTTGAGCCGCAGCCCGGGCTCCTGCAAACCTGTCCCTCCGAACTGGGGAGGTGGACCCCCACAGCGGGAGGGTGAGCAGAATGTGGCAGGATGCCACTGCGCATGCGGAAACCTCGCGAGGCCGGTCTGGAGTAGTCCGACTGCGCGTGCGCAGGGCAATGCGCTCCGCCACCACTAGGGGGAGACACGAGCCGTCATCCCGCCCTTGGTGGGGGGGTTTGGGGGCACTGTTAGGGACCCGCAACGCCACTCCATCAACTTCATTGCGCGCCTGCTGTGTTCAAACGACCTCACTTCTGCTTCTGTACCACCCACCGCCCTCACAGCTGGAGCAAATTCAGAAACATCCCTGGTACCTGTGAGTATGAGGAAACTGGACATCTGGGtccctgggggaggaagggagaggagcccAAATATTGGGCCCCCAAAGCAGGAGAGCCGGCTAGCGGGTGGGATGCCGAGGTTCCTGAATGAGGAGGGGCCGCAGACTTGGACTTCTGGGTCCTAGGGGAAGAGGACACCGgcggaggaggggctgggggtctggacccctgggtctgagggaggaggggctgggggcctggactcctgggtctgagggaggaggagctgggacctggactcctgggtctgagggaggaggagctgggaccTGGACTCCAGCGTctgaggcaggaggggctgggggcctggactcccgggtctgagggaggaggggctgggggcctgggacTCCTGAGTCTCGGATAAAGGAGAGGGCTCGAGTCCAGAAGCGCGGTTCCCTATGatgtttctctcctctccccaggggcGGGAAACACGAGCCGGACCCCtgcctggagccagccccaggccgCCGGGTGGCCATGCGGAGCCTGCCATCAAACGGAGAGCTGGACCCCGACGTCCTGGAGAGCATGGCTTCGCTGGGCTGCTTCAGGGACCGCGAGCGGCTGCACCGCGAGCTGCGCAGCGAGGAGTAAGACCCCCAGCCCCAACACACCCTGGCCACGTGGGGCGTGACGCCACAGCTCCCGGGACAGTCAGGCGGGGACGCGCTGGGCCCTCGCTCACGcgcagaccccccccccccggggcgTGGCGCCTAGGCCGCTAGATGGGGCGTGGCTTAAAGCTCCCACGTGGAGCTGTTCCCGGAGGAACCAAGAGGGGGCGGTAGGACCAgcaggaaaagacagaaacaattTGAAAAGTTTTCGTGGATGCTCAGACTTCGCACCTCAACATAGTACTTACATATAGTAAGTGCTCCGAccttagatattattattattactgaataAAGTGAGGCTGAGATGGACACTGAAACGAAGGAACCAACCGTATGGATACCTAGGAAAATGGAACCATAGAGATTCTGGGTGGACTGAGCCCCAGACAGCCAAAGGGAAGGGAAGCGACTACCTCTGGCACCTGACCTCTGACTCCAaccctctcccacctcctacTCACCCCCCCAATAGGGAGAACCAAGAAAAGATGATCTATTATCTGCTTTTGGATCGAAAGGAACGGTATCCCAGCTGTGAGGACCAGGACCTGCCTCCCCGGAACGATGTTGGtgagaaggcagggctgggactccaGACCCCAGATTCCAGAGGGAGGAATGTGCTGCAGGCCCTGAGCTTTTGTAATTACACTCCctgacttgctctgtgacctttgtcaaaactcctctccactctgggcctcagtttccccatctgtatgaGTGCCATGTACAGCTGGTTgaatctgtcttttgattgggttgAAACTCTCGGCCCTCAGACCCACCTCGGAAGCGTGTGGATTCCCCCATGCTGAGCCGTCATGGGAAGCGCCGGCCAGAGCGGAAGTCTATGGAAGTTCTAAGCATCACGGATGGTGGGGGTGGTGGCTCCCCGGTGCCCACCCGACGGGCCCTGGAGATGGCCCAGCACAGCCAGAGGTGGGAGCCCCTGCTCCTCCAGAGGGATCCACAgtcctgggtggggagggagttcAGAGCTCTAACTCCATCCCACCTCAAAGGTGCTGTGTGATTGGGACAAGTCAccgcccctctctgggcctcatttcctcatcttgaaGGAGTATGGAAGAGAGAGGACATCTGAACCTTTCGAAACCCTtccacctgatttttttttttaatctatcccgGAAACAGATCCCGTAGTGTCAGTGGAGCCTCGACCGGTCTGTCCTCCAGCCCTCTGAGCAGCCCAAGGGTAAGGCCAGGGCCCCAGTGAACTGAGAAGGGGTAAGGGGGTGAAGACCCTGTGGAGCAAAGATGAGCAGCAGAAACTACAATTCCCATGAAGTCTTGAGACATTGCCTCCTCCTTGTCCCTACAGGGCCAAAGACCCAAGGCCTCATTAGTAGCTTACGTCATTGGCCATTTCCAGTTCCATAGGATTGGGTTTTCAGTGTGTCTGAAgggttcatttattcatttaacaaaagcTAATTGAGCGCTTACTGTGTCCCAGTCACTGCTGGGTTTACAGCGGTGACCATGATAGAAAAAGTTCCTGCCGTCCCAACAatgggggttgggagggggaaTAATTGGACTACAAATTCCAGCATGCATCGGGCCCGTCTTCGTGAGTAACTGCGAGTGGGGCTCCTAGAGCCTCCTGGGACATGTAGTCCGCCCTCTCATCTGTCTCCACTCGTCCGCAGAGTCCAGTCTTTTCCTTCTCACCGGAGCCCGGGGCTGGAGATGAGGCTCGGGGCGGGGGCTCCCCGACTTCCAAAACGCAGACGCTGCCTTCTCGGGGCCCCAGGGGTGGGGGCGCCGGGGagcagcccccgccccccagtGCCCGCTCCACACCCCTGCCCGGCCCCCCAGGCTCCCCGCGCTCCTCCGGGGGAACGCCCTTGCACTCGCCCCTGCACAcgccccgggccagccccactgggACCCCAGGGACAACGCCGCCCCCAAGTCCTGGCGGTGGCGTCGGGGGAGCCGCCTGGAGGAGTCGTCTCAACTCCATCCGCAACAGCTTCCTGGGCTCCCCTCGCTTTCACCGACGCAAGATGCAGGGTACGGGGTCCATGGGGGCGCAGGGGCTGGGAGACAGACTTCTGAGTCCTaatgtggggagggggcagggaactAACATAGGGTCCCAGGTAGGAAAGGGCTAGGGGGCCACGACTCCCATATCATAGGAGAAGATGGGGTTGTGAGCAGAGATTCAGGCGTTGGCGAGAGACGAGGTGGGGCCTCCAGCTCTGGAGGAGGAGCCCCCTCTGAAGGATACGCCCCTTCGGTGGTGTGGTTCATCTTCCCGGCTCATGGCTAACAAGCCCCACCCCCCAAAGGGCGTGGTCTAACTGGGGCGGGCGTGGGAGTGGGGGACAGGATCCCTGGAAGGAACGTCCGGAAATTTGGGGTTTAGCTACCCCAAAAGAGAGGTAAATAGATGCTGGGGTCCAGACTCCCTGGTTGGAGTCGACTGCTGGCCTGTGTGATGGACACGGATGATAGACAAGTGTTAACCATGCTCTCCCCTCCCTAGTCCCCACCGCCGAGGAGATGTCCAGTTTGACGCCAGAGTCATCTCCGGAGTGAGTGacagggaaggaaacagaggggctggaggaggagattCGTTCCCTTAGCCCCCTCTTGACCCACCTCCAACCATCCCCTCCCACTCAGGCTGGCAAAACGCTCTTGGTTCGGGAACTTCATCTCCTtggacaaagaagaacaaatattCCTCGTGCTAAAGGACAAACCTCTCAGCAGCATCAAAGCGGACATCGTCCATGCCTTCCTGTCGGTGAGGGGTCTGGGTCCTCGTGTGTGCTGGCCATTATAGAACTACAAatcccagcagcccctggggtTCACCACCTCAGCCCTGGCCTGGCTTCCTCCTGCACGTCATGGGATTTGTAGTTTTCCATTCAGAGTTGGTTTGGTCATTGtagggagagggaagcaggagaggttTACCTGGGACATGGAAGTGGTAAATGGGATCCCAAATTACAGTTCCTCACGTTATCAGTGTCCCATGAGGATTGGTGAGTTGCCTTTCCCTACCACCAGGTCTGATGAGATTGGCAGAAGGAACTTCTTTACCCAGCAGACTCTAGGGCTACCCACTGGGTCCTGTGGGCTGGGCCTGGCACCTAGATACAGAGTCCTGGTTACATTGGGATTCAGTTGCTCAACCATTCCTCTGCTACTGTTTATAGTAGGACAGAGAAAACTACAAATCTCAGCGGGCAATGGGGCCTCCCAATGCCTTTTCTGTTATTCTTTCCCCTGGTGGCTGATGGGACTTGTAGTCCCTTGGGCAGAGCTGGTTATAGGGTTGCTTATCCATTCCCGGGAATCAGGAATCAGCCCTGCCTTTTGTCCCCCACCTCTCTCAGATCCCCAGCCTGAGTCACAGTGTGCTGTCACAGACCAGCTTCAGGGCTGAGTACAAGGCCAGCGGCGGCCCCTCCGTCTTCCAGAAGCCTGTCCGCTTCCAGGTGGACATCAGCTCCTCTGAGGGTCCAGAGCCCTCCCCCCGACGGGACGGCAGCAGTGGTGGCGGCATCTACTCTGTCACCTTTACTCTCATCTCTGGTAAGTTTCCCTCGACTAGACTGCCCCCAGCCTAGTGTTTGGGATGCTCGAGACAGCTGAGATGGGAGAGCAGCCCAGCAGggcagcaagaggaggaggaggtggtgccCAGCTGGTGCTGAATGTATGAGCCCCCTCCTCTCAGACCCCCACATCCCTAccttccccctcctctcctcaacATTTAACAGGTATTTATGACATGC encodes:
- the BRSK1 gene encoding serine/threonine-protein kinase BRSK1 codes for the protein MSSGAKEGGGGSPAYHLPHPHPHPPQHAQYVGPYRLEKTLGKGQTGLVKLGVHCITGQKVAIKIVNREKLSESVLMKVEREIAILKLIEHPHVLKLHDVYENKKYLYLVLEHVSGGELFDYLVKKGRLTPKEARKFFRQIVSALDFCHSYSICHRDLKPENLLLDEKNNIRIADFGMASLQVGDSLLETSCGSPHYACPEVIKGEKYDGRRADMWSCGVILFALLVGALPFDDDNLRQLLEKVKRGVFHMPHFIPPDCQSLLRGMIEVEPEKRLSLEQIQKHPWYLGGKHEPDPCLEPAPGRRVAMRSLPSNGELDPDVLESMASLGCFRDRERLHRELRSEEENQEKMIYYLLLDRKERYPSCEDQDLPPRNDVDPPRKRVDSPMLSRHGKRRPERKSMEVLSITDGGGGGSPVPTRRALEMAQHSQRSRSVSGASTGLSSSPLSSPRSPVFSFSPEPGAGDEARGGGSPTSKTQTLPSRGPRGGGAGEQPPPPSARSTPLPGPPGSPRSSGGTPLHSPLHTPRASPTGTPGTTPPPSPGGGVGGAAWRSRLNSIRNSFLGSPRFHRRKMQVPTAEEMSSLTPESSPELAKRSWFGNFISLDKEEQIFLVLKDKPLSSIKADIVHAFLSIPSLSHSVLSQTSFRAEYKASGGPSVFQKPVRFQVDISSSEGPEPSPRRDGSSGGGIYSVTFTLISGPSRRFKRVVETIQAQLLSTHDQPSVQALADEKNGAQTRPAGTPPRSLQPPPGRPDPELTSSPRRVPPKDKKLLATNGTPLP